A part of Halobacillus shinanisalinarum genomic DNA contains:
- the sppA gene encoding signal peptide peptidase SppA, whose translation MNKRIVASIIAASILLIAIAFQSIGFFMNESFSENKASMLPGGQQPEEKIIERGSATKRIAQISLEGTIMNNPGSNPNPLGGGGYQHEQFIEKLETIKEDNSIKGVLLYVNSPGGGVYESAEIHDQLQEIKEAGKTIYVSMGGMAASGGYYISAPAHRIFASNETFTGSLGVIMQSINYQELANNFGVKFNTFKSGEFKDIMSPTKPMSDQERQIIQSLVDESYEEFVDVIAEGRNMPKDKVYDLADGRIYSGKQAVENGLVDEIGFQDDALNALQKEIGGDPQVIEYKDNSIGAFFDLPLAKSLLPNSEIRFIEQLISNRQGPTLMYMYNE comes from the coding sequence ATGAACAAACGTATTGTTGCAAGTATCATCGCCGCGAGCATACTGCTGATAGCCATTGCCTTCCAGAGTATCGGCTTTTTCATGAATGAAAGTTTTTCCGAGAACAAGGCATCGATGCTCCCAGGCGGCCAACAGCCAGAAGAAAAAATCATCGAACGAGGATCGGCGACCAAGCGCATTGCTCAAATCAGCCTAGAAGGTACGATTATGAACAATCCGGGATCAAACCCTAATCCTTTAGGGGGCGGGGGCTATCAGCACGAGCAATTTATTGAAAAGCTTGAAACCATTAAAGAGGATAATTCCATTAAAGGTGTACTTCTCTACGTGAATTCACCTGGTGGTGGTGTCTATGAAAGCGCCGAAATCCATGATCAATTGCAGGAGATTAAAGAAGCCGGCAAAACGATTTACGTCTCAATGGGAGGAATGGCTGCTTCAGGAGGCTATTACATCTCAGCACCTGCGCATCGAATTTTCGCCTCAAATGAGACGTTCACGGGATCTCTTGGGGTGATTATGCAAAGTATCAATTACCAGGAATTAGCCAATAATTTTGGTGTGAAGTTCAATACATTCAAAAGCGGTGAATTCAAAGATATCATGAGCCCGACGAAACCAATGTCAGATCAAGAACGCCAAATCATCCAATCTCTTGTCGATGAATCCTATGAAGAATTCGTCGATGTCATTGCAGAAGGACGCAACATGCCGAAAGACAAGGTTTATGACCTTGCAGATGGTCGAATTTATTCGGGTAAGCAAGCCGTAGAGAACGGCCTCGTTGACGAAATCGGCTTCCAAGATGATGCGTTGAACGCTTTGCAGAAGGAAATCGGCGGAGACCCCCAGGTCATTGAATATAAGGATAATAGCATTGGGGCCTTTTTCGACCTGCCACTAGCGAAAAGTTTGCTGCCGAACAGTGAAATCCGCTTCATCGAACAGCTGATCAGCAATCGACAAGGTCCGACATTAATGTATATGTATAACGAGTAA
- a CDS encoding alkaline phosphatase D family protein, producing MSKERSMDELIQKLNEETLHKDIDRRGFLQGAGKIAGLSLGMVIAQSMGGIQVDAEAKFNDYPFSLGVASGDPLPDGIVLWTRLAPEPLKGGGAPSRNIPVHWELAKDEHFRHIVQRGTEVARPELAHSIHVEVERLPPDTVYFYRFKAGGEYSQVGKTKTLPARGSHVSSLTFAFASCQQYEHGYYTAYKHMAKEDLDLVFHLGDYIYEYGPNEYISGSGNVRTHSGPEIMTLEDYRNRHAQYRTDENLQSAHAAFPWVVTWDDHEVENNYADTIPEKGQPVEEFVKRRVAAYQAYYEHMPLRKSSMPHGADMQLYRSFSYGDLADFFVLDTRQYRSDQANGDTSSPQTPESLDPSRTLLGEEQEKWLLDKLNKSQSNWNVMAQQIFFAERNYGPSQDEPLFSMDGWDGYTPARQRITNYVDSKKLNNLIVLTGDVHANWASNLLADFNDLNSRVLGVEFVGTSITSGGNGADKRADTDRILAQNEHIKFFNNYRGYVRCQVTPTQWKTDYRVLPFVTNPGADISTRASFVYEKDQAGLKEVSATVVPQGKQSSNEVEDDRHQAHDRAHKKQVKKEIQPK from the coding sequence ATGTCTAAGGAAAGATCAATGGATGAGCTGATTCAAAAACTAAATGAGGAAACTTTGCACAAAGACATCGATAGACGCGGATTCTTGCAAGGAGCAGGGAAAATTGCCGGCCTTTCTCTCGGTATGGTCATCGCTCAATCCATGGGTGGGATTCAAGTCGATGCAGAAGCTAAGTTTAACGATTATCCGTTTTCACTTGGAGTGGCTTCTGGTGACCCTCTGCCTGATGGTATCGTTCTATGGACTAGATTAGCTCCGGAACCTCTCAAAGGAGGAGGAGCCCCTTCACGAAACATCCCGGTACACTGGGAATTAGCAAAAGATGAGCACTTTCGTCATATTGTGCAGCGTGGAACAGAAGTCGCAAGGCCCGAATTAGCTCACTCGATCCATGTGGAAGTCGAGAGATTGCCGCCTGACACGGTCTATTTCTATCGTTTTAAAGCTGGAGGGGAATATAGTCAAGTTGGAAAAACGAAGACACTTCCTGCGAGAGGCTCCCATGTCTCAAGCCTTACCTTTGCTTTTGCCTCCTGCCAGCAGTACGAACACGGTTACTATACAGCCTACAAACATATGGCGAAAGAAGATCTTGATCTTGTTTTCCATCTTGGGGACTACATATATGAATATGGTCCGAATGAATACATTTCCGGTTCAGGTAATGTCAGAACCCACAGCGGTCCAGAAATTATGACGTTAGAAGACTATCGAAATCGTCACGCTCAATATCGGACGGATGAGAATCTACAATCTGCTCATGCCGCCTTTCCATGGGTAGTGACCTGGGATGATCACGAAGTGGAAAACAATTATGCTGATACCATTCCCGAAAAAGGCCAGCCCGTTGAAGAGTTTGTAAAACGCCGTGTCGCTGCTTATCAAGCGTATTACGAACATATGCCGCTCCGTAAATCATCGATGCCCCATGGTGCTGATATGCAGTTATATCGCAGCTTTTCATACGGCGACTTAGCGGATTTCTTTGTACTCGATACTCGACAATACCGCTCTGACCAGGCTAATGGAGATACAAGCTCTCCACAAACACCGGAGTCATTAGATCCATCCCGTACCCTACTAGGTGAAGAACAAGAAAAATGGTTGCTTGATAAGCTTAACAAATCCCAATCGAACTGGAATGTAATGGCACAGCAAATATTTTTTGCAGAAAGAAACTATGGACCAAGTCAGGACGAGCCTTTATTCAGTATGGATGGTTGGGACGGTTATACCCCTGCCCGTCAGCGGATCACAAACTATGTAGATAGTAAAAAATTAAATAACTTGATCGTCCTTACTGGTGATGTTCATGCAAACTGGGCGTCCAACTTGCTTGCTGACTTTAATGATTTGAATTCTCGTGTTCTAGGGGTCGAATTTGTTGGAACCTCCATTACGTCAGGTGGGAATGGAGCAGATAAGCGTGCTGATACCGACCGCATTTTAGCACAGAATGAACACATCAAATTCTTTAATAATTATCGCGGTTATGTTCGCTGCCAGGTGACCCCTACACAATGGAAAACAGACTATCGCGTCCTTCCTTTTGTGACCAATCCAGGGGCTGATATTTCTACGAGAGCATCGTTTGTATATGAGAAGGACCAAGCAGGACTGAAAGAAGTATCTGCAACCGTAGTTCCTCAAGGTAAACAATCGTCCAATGAAGTGGAGGATGATCGTCATCAAGCCCACGACCGTGCACACAAAAAACAGGTAAAGAAAGAAATACAACCGAAATAA
- a CDS encoding FAD-dependent oxidoreductase, translating to MKIAVIGSTHAGTAAATNIANLYPESTITVYERNDNVSFLSCGLALYVGGVVNDPQGLFYSSPEEMKALGIKMKMQHDVKEIDTDHQLIHVTNLVTGISVTDHYDKLVMTTGSQPITPPIKGMDLHNVLLAKNYNQANTIIERAEQAEHVTVVGAGYIGVELVEAFEKDGKRVTLIDGADRILNKYLDPEFTNDVEADFRTRNIELALSQTVERIEGQNGAVKKVVTNKDEYETDVVIMCVGFRPNTELLKGKVDRLNNGAIKVNQYMQTSDPTIFAAGDCCAVKYNPTGEYAYIPLATNAVRMGTLVAHNLMEPTVKHVGTQGTSGLHIYDLNMASTGLTETSASLMGIHVKSVTIEDTHRPDFMPTAENVKLKVSFDPDTRRILGAQVLSKADVTQSINTMSVGIQHGMTIDELAFVDFFFQPHFNQPWNFLNKAGLEASRPVKKPELV from the coding sequence ATGAAAATCGCAGTCATCGGAAGCACACACGCTGGTACGGCAGCAGCTACCAATATCGCAAACTTGTATCCAGAGTCAACAATTACCGTATATGAGCGAAACGACAACGTATCTTTTTTATCTTGCGGTCTGGCTTTATATGTGGGTGGTGTCGTCAATGATCCTCAAGGGTTGTTCTACTCCTCCCCTGAAGAAATGAAAGCACTTGGCATCAAGATGAAGATGCAGCATGACGTTAAGGAAATAGACACGGACCACCAACTGATTCATGTTACAAATTTAGTCACAGGAATTTCGGTGACAGACCACTATGACAAGCTTGTTATGACAACAGGTTCGCAGCCGATTACTCCACCAATTAAAGGCATGGATCTCCACAACGTATTATTAGCGAAGAATTATAACCAGGCGAATACGATCATCGAACGTGCGGAACAGGCTGAACATGTGACAGTCGTCGGTGCCGGTTACATCGGTGTGGAACTCGTCGAAGCATTTGAAAAAGACGGCAAACGCGTGACGTTGATTGATGGTGCCGACCGAATTTTGAACAAATATCTGGATCCCGAGTTCACAAACGATGTGGAAGCCGATTTCCGGACACGCAATATCGAACTTGCTCTATCGCAAACGGTTGAGCGCATCGAAGGTCAGAACGGAGCGGTAAAAAAAGTCGTGACGAACAAAGACGAGTATGAAACCGACGTTGTCATCATGTGTGTCGGCTTCCGTCCGAATACAGAGTTGCTAAAAGGGAAAGTTGACAGACTGAACAACGGGGCCATCAAAGTCAATCAATATATGCAAACAAGTGATCCGACGATTTTTGCCGCTGGCGACTGTTGTGCCGTCAAGTATAACCCGACCGGTGAGTATGCTTATATTCCACTTGCCACGAATGCTGTCCGCATGGGAACACTCGTCGCTCACAATTTAATGGAGCCAACGGTGAAGCACGTTGGTACACAAGGCACCTCAGGATTACACATTTACGATTTGAATATGGCTTCTACTGGGTTAACCGAAACGTCTGCTTCTCTTATGGGCATTCATGTGAAAAGCGTCACAATTGAAGACACACACCGACCTGACTTTATGCCAACAGCGGAAAATGTAAAATTAAAAGTATCGTTCGACCCAGATACGAGACGCATTCTAGGTGCTCAGGTGTTATCGAAAGCGGATGTCACCCAATCTATCAACACGATGTCGGTTGGCATCCAGCACGGCATGACGATTGACGAGCTTGCCTTTGTCGACTTTTTCTTTCAACCACACTTCAACCAGCCATGGAACTTTTTGAATAAAGCTGGTTTGGAGGCGAGCCGTCCCGTGAAAAAACCTGAGTTGGTATGA
- a CDS encoding phosphotransferase family protein produces the protein MNKETPYLDRIKQCYPGLHIYSAKMNEIGQNNDVLIVNDSLVFRFAKYREGTDHLELEMEILSGVYDYVSLPIPRPIYKNFTSKEPGQSFMGYEMIDGQPMWGTIISSSKSADQLQNIANQLAQFLHELHSIPVGEAVPTLEKANVDPYKDISNLYGKIRNELFPYMRDEARWETSEHFETYLSDESHFNFTPCLIHGDFGASNILYSSNKNNITGVIDFGGSYVGDPAYDFAGILSSYGEEFLHRLTNKYPGIDQILKRMKFYKSTFALQEALFGIENNDVEAFKNGIKAYR, from the coding sequence ATGAACAAAGAAACGCCCTATTTGGACAGGATCAAACAGTGTTATCCAGGCTTACATATATACTCAGCAAAAATGAATGAAATTGGACAGAATAATGATGTGCTTATTGTTAACGATTCGCTTGTGTTTCGATTTGCTAAATATAGAGAGGGTACCGATCACCTTGAATTGGAAATGGAAATCTTAAGTGGTGTTTATGATTACGTTTCTCTGCCAATTCCTCGACCGATATATAAGAACTTTACAAGTAAAGAACCTGGTCAATCTTTCATGGGATATGAAATGATTGATGGTCAGCCAATGTGGGGAACTATCATCTCTAGCAGTAAATCTGCTGACCAGTTGCAGAACATAGCGAATCAGCTTGCCCAGTTTTTACACGAGCTGCACAGCATTCCAGTGGGGGAAGCCGTGCCAACTCTAGAGAAAGCAAATGTAGACCCATATAAAGACATTTCAAACTTGTACGGTAAAATTAGGAATGAGCTATTTCCTTATATGAGAGATGAAGCTAGATGGGAAACTTCTGAGCATTTCGAGACCTATTTAAGTGACGAGTCACATTTTAACTTTACACCGTGTCTCATTCATGGAGATTTCGGAGCCTCAAATATTTTATACAGTTCTAATAAAAACAACATCACGGGTGTTATCGACTTTGGAGGTTCATATGTAGGTGATCCAGCGTATGATTTCGCTGGCATCTTATCAAGTTACGGAGAGGAATTTCTACATAGGCTTACAAATAAATATCCTGGGATAGATCAAATTTTAAAACGAATGAAATTTTATAAAAGTACATTTGCCTTACAGGAAGCCTTATTTGGGATTGAAAACAATGACGTAGAGGCTTTTAAAAATGGTATTAAAGCGTATAGGTAA
- a CDS encoding xanthine phosphoribosyltransferase — MELLEQKILNEGRVLSESVIKVDSFLNHQIDPVLMQQIGEEFSDRFANKGVTKIITLESSGIAPAQMTGLSLGVPAIFARKRKSLTLIDHLYSASVHSFTKNETNEISVSKDYISSDDTVLILDDFLANGQAVLGLMDIVEQAGASLAGVGIVIEKGFQDGGKILREQGIRVESLASIESLVDGKVTFTKEEASV; from the coding sequence ATGGAACTATTAGAACAGAAGATCTTAAATGAAGGACGTGTATTATCCGAATCTGTTATCAAGGTCGACTCGTTTTTAAACCATCAGATTGACCCTGTGTTAATGCAGCAAATTGGAGAAGAATTTTCAGACCGTTTTGCCAATAAAGGGGTTACGAAAATTATAACGCTTGAGTCTTCCGGGATTGCGCCGGCACAAATGACAGGATTGAGCTTAGGTGTTCCAGCTATTTTTGCGAGAAAACGTAAATCACTCACCTTAATCGATCATTTGTATTCAGCAAGTGTCCACTCCTTTACGAAAAATGAAACCAATGAGATATCGGTTTCAAAGGATTATATTTCAAGTGATGATACGGTTCTCATCCTTGATGATTTCCTGGCAAATGGACAAGCTGTGCTAGGGCTAATGGACATTGTTGAACAGGCAGGTGCGTCTCTTGCTGGTGTTGGAATTGTGATCGAAAAAGGATTCCAAGATGGTGGAAAAATCCTAAGGGAACAAGGTATTCGTGTCGAATCACTGGCATCAATTGAATCACTAGTGGACGGTAAAGTTACATTTACTAAGGAGGAGGCATCCGTATGA
- a CDS encoding VanW family protein has protein sequence MKLMVLSFLLFFILPQENMTDYFSVTKDGETVARVNRTDFTIPYLDEKFVDKVRLETFMDDLDSKLAKSPVNATIDDDGNIVQGKAGTKVNHTKLAERYYNYFYSHDSVKTTVPMVPDYPQVDGELLADIRTQQIGKYLTFFKKSNNERTNNIDLAAKAINNHVVFPGEMFSFNQVVGKRTKEKGYLRAPVIVKGELAEDIGGGICQVSSTLFNAADDAGLKIIERYSHSRKVPYVPPGRDATVSWYGPDFTFKNEYNQPILIRAKSVNGQMMVQILSSDRLRQH, from the coding sequence ATGAAACTCATGGTCCTATCTTTTCTTTTATTCTTTATACTGCCACAAGAAAATATGACTGACTATTTTTCAGTTACGAAAGACGGAGAAACCGTCGCACGTGTCAACAGAACGGATTTTACTATTCCCTACCTTGATGAAAAGTTTGTCGATAAAGTTAGACTTGAGACATTTATGGATGACTTAGACAGCAAATTAGCTAAATCACCAGTAAATGCAACCATTGATGATGATGGGAACATTGTTCAAGGCAAAGCTGGAACTAAGGTAAATCATACAAAATTAGCTGAACGATATTACAATTATTTTTATTCCCATGATTCAGTGAAGACTACAGTACCTATGGTTCCCGACTATCCTCAAGTAGATGGTGAGTTACTTGCGGATATAAGAACACAGCAAATTGGAAAGTATCTAACTTTTTTCAAAAAGAGCAACAATGAACGGACGAACAATATTGACCTTGCGGCAAAAGCTATCAATAATCATGTTGTATTCCCTGGAGAGATGTTTTCCTTTAATCAAGTAGTCGGAAAACGAACAAAGGAAAAGGGGTATTTGCGCGCCCCGGTTATTGTAAAAGGGGAATTAGCTGAAGACATTGGCGGTGGAATTTGCCAAGTGTCCTCTACTTTGTTTAATGCAGCAGATGATGCTGGGCTTAAAATTATCGAGCGCTATTCCCACAGCAGGAAAGTCCCTTATGTCCCACCAGGACGGGATGCTACGGTTAGCTGGTACGGACCCGATTTCACGTTCAAAAATGAATATAATCAACCGATACTAATCCGAGCTAAATCAGTAAATGGCCAGATGATGGTCCAAATCCTTTCTTCGGACAGGCTCAGACAACATTAA
- a CDS encoding L,D-transpeptidase family protein: protein MIHTVKPGEILTQISQDYRTPVPAIIQANPSINPNAIYPGQSIVIPGFPPVNTIPYHIDVSLNNRRLTLLKNGRQQKQYPIAVGRMLHGTPVGNYIVINKAPNPGGPFGTMWMSLSKEHYGIHGTNDPSSIGKAVSRGCIRMYNSDVEELATMIPIGTPVSIHP from the coding sequence TTGATTCATACAGTTAAACCAGGTGAAATACTGACTCAAATATCTCAAGATTATCGTACACCAGTACCCGCGATTATTCAGGCTAACCCATCCATTAATCCAAATGCTATTTATCCTGGTCAATCTATTGTTATACCAGGCTTTCCACCCGTAAATACAATTCCTTACCATATTGATGTGTCACTCAACAATCGTCGGCTGACTTTACTGAAAAATGGGAGGCAGCAAAAACAATATCCGATCGCGGTTGGAAGAATGCTGCATGGAACGCCAGTAGGGAATTATATAGTTATTAACAAAGCGCCCAATCCTGGTGGGCCATTCGGGACAATGTGGATGAGTTTATCGAAAGAACACTATGGCATTCATGGAACAAATGATCCGAGTTCGATTGGTAAAGCTGTATCAAGAGGTTGTATCCGAATGTACAATAGTGATGTAGAGGAATTAGCAACTATGATTCCAATTGGGACCCCCGTTTCCATACATCCATAA
- a CDS encoding DUF1540 domain-containing protein gives MAKDVLCEVNNCTYWGEGNVCNADRIYVVTHKKAKAKTTEETDCKTFEPKG, from the coding sequence ATGGCTAAAGATGTGCTTTGCGAGGTAAATAATTGCACTTATTGGGGTGAGGGCAACGTTTGTAATGCCGACCGAATCTACGTGGTTACCCACAAAAAGGCAAAAGCCAAAACAACAGAGGAAACTGATTGCAAAACGTTTGAACCAAAAGGCTAA
- a CDS encoding endonuclease III domain-containing protein — protein sequence MKNEYQFIYNRLFEHYGPQGWWPAETRFEMMIGSILVQNTSWRNVEKALLKVKTYLEPEAIENLPLDELAQLIRSSGFFNIKAKRIKAYLEWFKIYDYDVDKIKKLERGSLRKELLAISGIGRETADVMLLYAFEKPIFVVDAYARRIFYRFGLDMPKSYDAFRQQVEAELPKELRLFDEFHALLVEHAKEHCRSTPMCNQCPLVDRCAKRLD from the coding sequence ATGAAGAACGAATATCAATTCATTTATAACAGGCTGTTCGAGCATTATGGCCCTCAAGGCTGGTGGCCAGCTGAGACAAGATTTGAAATGATGATTGGATCGATCTTAGTTCAGAATACAAGCTGGCGTAATGTTGAAAAGGCCCTGTTAAAAGTTAAGACTTATCTAGAACCTGAAGCAATTGAGAATTTACCTCTCGATGAACTTGCTCAACTTATCAGGTCAAGTGGTTTTTTCAATATAAAGGCGAAGAGGATAAAAGCCTACTTAGAGTGGTTTAAAATATATGATTATGATGTCGATAAGATTAAAAAGCTGGAAAGGGGATCACTGCGGAAAGAGTTATTGGCTATAAGTGGTATTGGTCGGGAAACAGCTGATGTTATGCTGCTTTATGCATTTGAAAAGCCAATATTTGTAGTGGATGCTTATGCTAGAAGGATTTTCTATCGGTTCGGATTGGATATGCCAAAATCATATGATGCGTTTAGACAGCAAGTGGAGGCAGAGTTGCCAAAAGAATTGAGGCTGTTTGATGAATTTCATGCCCTTCTAGTTGAACATGCGAAGGAGCATTGTAGATCAACACCTATGTGTAACCAATGTCCGTTAGTGGATCGTTGTGCTAAAAGATTAGACTAG
- a CDS encoding TetR/AcrR family transcriptional regulator, with translation MTETFKNLDDNKQKRVLTAALKEFGENGFEQASTNRMVKGAGIGKGMLFYYFKNKKELYQYLIDYSLDFTINEYINLIDTAEPDFIERLLQASRIKMKAYTENPALFNFLGTLLLTDESEIPAALKVRIEELQKLGYSKLYENIDRRLFRDDVDVEKAFQLIRWSIEGYQNELTNRLKGQKMASIDFEPYWEEFYEYIEVLKSCFYK, from the coding sequence ATGACAGAGACATTTAAGAACCTCGATGATAACAAACAAAAGCGGGTTTTAACGGCAGCACTTAAAGAATTTGGTGAGAACGGATTTGAGCAAGCTTCAACAAATCGAATGGTAAAGGGTGCTGGCATAGGAAAGGGAATGCTCTTTTACTATTTCAAAAATAAAAAGGAGCTTTATCAATATTTAATTGATTACAGTCTCGACTTCACGATTAATGAGTATATAAACCTTATTGATACGGCAGAACCCGATTTTATCGAACGGCTTCTGCAAGCCTCCCGAATTAAAATGAAGGCATACACAGAGAATCCTGCTCTTTTTAATTTTCTGGGCACCCTTCTATTAACTGATGAATCAGAAATACCTGCGGCTTTAAAAGTTCGAATTGAGGAATTACAAAAGCTAGGTTATTCGAAGTTGTATGAAAATATTGACAGGAGATTATTCCGAGATGATGTCGATGTAGAGAAGGCATTTCAACTGATTCGCTGGTCGATAGAAGGGTATCAGAACGAGCTAACAAACCGGCTTAAAGGTCAAAAAATGGCCTCAATCGATTTTGAGCCGTATTGGGAAGAATTTTACGAATATATTGAAGTGCTAAAATCATGTTTTTATAAATAG
- a CDS encoding ABC transporter ATP-binding protein, which yields MAILRTNNLTKKFGNFTALDSVDIEVNKGEVYGFIGPNGAGKSTTIRLLLGIIKATAGEAKIFDMDAWKEAVEIHKRIAYVPGDMNLWPNLTGGEVIDLFMKLRGTENKSRREELTKKFDLDPTKKCGTYSKGNRQKVALVAAFSSDADLYILDEPTSGLDPLMERVFQECVLEAKREGKSILLSSHILSEVEKLCDRVGIIRQGRMIETGTLNELRHLTRTTFLLETKQPITALHELKGVHDIREKDQALSFQVDTPDMEHVIKYVSQFGVVKLESAPPKLEDLFMRHYEGEHHTDTSEAGGAS from the coding sequence GTGGCCATACTTAGAACAAATAACTTAACGAAAAAGTTTGGGAACTTTACTGCCTTAGATAGTGTTGACATTGAAGTGAATAAAGGAGAAGTTTATGGTTTCATTGGTCCTAATGGTGCTGGAAAGTCTACTACTATTCGTTTGTTGCTGGGGATTATAAAGGCAACAGCAGGGGAAGCAAAGATTTTTGATATGGATGCCTGGAAAGAAGCAGTTGAAATTCACAAGCGTATTGCGTATGTTCCTGGAGATATGAATTTATGGCCGAATTTAACAGGTGGAGAAGTTATCGATTTATTTATGAAATTACGAGGAACAGAAAATAAAAGCAGACGAGAGGAGCTAACCAAGAAATTCGATTTAGATCCGACCAAAAAGTGTGGAACTTATTCAAAAGGTAACAGGCAAAAGGTCGCGCTTGTCGCCGCCTTTTCCTCAGATGCAGATTTGTATATTTTAGATGAGCCGACATCGGGGCTTGATCCATTGATGGAAAGGGTGTTCCAAGAATGCGTGTTGGAAGCGAAAAGAGAGGGCAAAAGTATTCTGCTTTCCAGTCACATTTTATCCGAAGTTGAAAAATTATGTGACAGAGTCGGGATTATTCGCCAAGGACGAATGATCGAAACCGGTACTTTAAATGAGCTGAGGCACTTAACAAGAACAACTTTTCTTCTCGAGACGAAACAACCCATTACTGCTTTACATGAATTAAAAGGTGTGCACGATATTAGAGAGAAAGATCAAGCACTTTCATTTCAGGTGGATACCCCTGATATGGAGCATGTGATCAAGTATGTAAGTCAGTTTGGAGTAGTAAAATTAGAAAGCGCACCACCGAAATTAGAAGATTTATTTATGCGTCATTATGAGGGGGAGCATCACACGGACACATCGGAAGCTGGAGGTGCGTCG